In Streptomyces ambofaciens ATCC 23877, a single genomic region encodes these proteins:
- the ccsB gene encoding c-type cytochrome biogenesis protein CcsB, giving the protein MTLAAATDLAAATNENLANISNTLIYSAMAVYTLAFFAYIAEWLFGSRSKVGRTAAALTATGETKARTGPAVTVQKAGGTAVLERPQVVVRSATGSRDVPDGPGAHGGTVQGDLYGRIAISLTALAFVIEFGGVLARALSVKRAPWGNMYEFNITFTTVAVGVYLALLVLKKNVRWLGLPLTTTVLLDLGLAVTVLYTASDQLVPALHSYWLYIHVSTAIFCGAVFYVGAVATIMYLFKDSFESKLASGGTPGRFAASVLDRLPAAASLDKFAYRVNAAVFPLWTFTIIAGAIWAGDAWGRYWGWDPKEVWSFITWVAYAGYLHARATAGWKGRKAAYLALLAFGCWLFNYYGVNIFVSGKHSYADVGLGALQSVGF; this is encoded by the coding sequence GTGACTCTCGCCGCCGCAACCGATCTGGCCGCCGCGACCAACGAGAACCTCGCGAACATCAGCAACACGCTGATCTACTCCGCGATGGCGGTCTACACCCTGGCGTTCTTCGCCTACATCGCCGAGTGGCTCTTCGGCAGCCGCAGCAAGGTGGGACGCACCGCCGCCGCGCTCACCGCGACGGGCGAGACCAAGGCGAGGACCGGCCCGGCGGTCACCGTGCAGAAGGCCGGCGGCACCGCCGTACTGGAGCGGCCGCAGGTCGTCGTGCGCTCGGCGACCGGCTCCCGCGACGTCCCCGACGGCCCGGGGGCGCACGGTGGCACCGTGCAGGGCGACCTGTACGGACGGATCGCCATCTCCCTCACCGCGCTCGCCTTCGTCATCGAGTTCGGCGGCGTGCTCGCCCGCGCCCTGTCGGTGAAGCGGGCGCCGTGGGGCAACATGTACGAGTTCAACATCACGTTCACGACGGTCGCCGTCGGCGTGTACCTGGCGCTGCTCGTCCTGAAGAAGAACGTCCGCTGGCTCGGCCTCCCCCTGACCACCACGGTCCTGCTCGACCTCGGCCTCGCCGTCACGGTCCTGTACACCGCCAGCGACCAGCTCGTCCCCGCGCTCCACTCGTACTGGCTGTACATCCACGTCTCCACCGCGATCTTCTGCGGAGCGGTGTTCTACGTCGGCGCGGTCGCCACGATCATGTACCTCTTCAAGGACAGCTTCGAGAGCAAGCTCGCCTCCGGCGGCACGCCCGGCCGGTTCGCCGCCTCGGTCCTGGACCGGCTGCCCGCCGCGGCCTCCCTCGACAAGTTCGCCTACCGCGTCAACGCCGCCGTCTTCCCGCTGTGGACGTTCACGATCATCGCGGGTGCGATCTGGGCGGGCGACGCGTGGGGCCGCTACTGGGGCTGGGACCCCAAGGAGGTCTGGTCCTTCATCACCTGGGTCGCCTACGCCGGCTACCTGCACGCCCGCGCCACCGCCGGCTGGAAGGGCCGCAAGGCCGCCTACCTGGCCCTGCTCGCCTTCGGCTGCTGGCTGTTCAACTACTACGGCGTCAACATCTTCGTCTCCGGCAAGCACTCCTACGCGGACGTGGGCCTGGGCGCGTTGCAGTCGGTGGGCTTCTGA
- a CDS encoding MerR family transcriptional regulator codes for MTNDRRLRTVDLARQAGLSTQQIRNYEDAGVLPPADRTESGYRVFGERHRQALLTYRTLQKGYGPVAATRIMRTVHEGDVPGALALVDGAHAALHAERVSLRAASAALEELAREEPGPPPRSGGLRIGEVAALIGVRTSALRVWEAAGLLTPRRERGTGYRVFDPADVRDARLVHTLRGAHHLFEQIRPVLDGLRREGSSEALRAALGARGRALTARTRAMLAGAGALDAYLGYDRAE; via the coding sequence ATGACCAACGACCGCCGGCTGCGCACCGTCGACCTGGCTCGCCAGGCCGGCCTCTCGACGCAGCAGATCCGCAACTACGAGGACGCCGGCGTCCTTCCCCCGGCGGACCGGACCGAGTCCGGCTACCGCGTCTTCGGCGAACGGCACCGGCAGGCGCTCCTGACGTACCGGACGCTGCAGAAGGGGTACGGGCCGGTGGCGGCGACGCGGATCATGCGGACCGTGCACGAGGGCGACGTACCGGGCGCGCTCGCGCTCGTCGACGGCGCACACGCGGCCCTGCACGCGGAGCGGGTCTCCCTGCGGGCCGCGAGCGCGGCACTGGAGGAACTGGCCCGCGAGGAGCCCGGACCGCCGCCCCGCTCCGGCGGACTGCGCATCGGCGAGGTGGCCGCGCTGATCGGCGTACGGACGTCCGCGCTGCGGGTGTGGGAGGCGGCGGGTCTGCTCACGCCCCGGCGTGAACGCGGCACCGGGTACCGGGTGTTCGACCCCGCCGACGTCCGGGACGCCCGGCTCGTCCACACCCTGCGCGGCGCCCACCACCTGTTCGAGCAGATCCGCCCCGTCCTGGACGGCCTGCGGCGCGAGGGCAGCAGCGAGGCGCTGCGGGCCGCGCTCGGGGCACGGGGGCGGGCCCTCACCGCGCGGACCCGGGCGATGCTGGCGGGCGCGGGAGCCCTCGACGCCTACCTCGGGTACGACCGGGCGGAGTGA
- the resB gene encoding cytochrome c biogenesis protein ResB yields MSDTTTGTTPTAAEDQDLGAAGSQLSTAPREEAPNLPSLGLVGWVRWFWRQLTSMRVALLLLLLLSLGAIPGSLIPQSGVDEMKVAEFRDRHDVLGPLYDKLGLFHVYSSVWFSAIYILLFVSLIGCIVPRTWQFVGQLRSRPPGAPRRLDRLPAYTTWRTGAEPEQVRAAALQLLGGRRFRAHTVGDAVAAEKGYVREAGNLLFHIALIVMLIAFGWGQLFKYEGNKLILEGDGFSNTLTQYDDFKSGNLFDPDHDLTPFSFSLKDFHGTYEASGPNRGTPRVYEAEVSYSEGAYGKERTTTIKVNEPLEIDGSKVYLTAHGYAPIVTIKDAKGNVVMDHEATALLPLDSNVTSSGAVMVRDGYRNAEGKKEQLGFNAFFLPTYGGEGSTMLSTFPALINPMLALSAYHGDLGVDAGFAKSIYQLDKTNLEEFKDSDGKLFKKQLKVGDTMTLPNGAGTVTFDGVQEWANFQVTEQPASGWALAGSVAAILGLAGSLFIQRRRVWVRAVQGPDGVTVVEMAGLGRSESAKVPEELGDLAAALYERAPDAPKNDDDTPDSPDTHVVPAEGAEK; encoded by the coding sequence TGCGGGTGGCGCTGCTGCTGCTCCTGCTGCTGTCGCTGGGCGCGATCCCCGGCTCGCTGATCCCGCAGAGCGGCGTCGACGAGATGAAGGTCGCCGAGTTCCGCGACCGGCACGACGTCCTCGGGCCGCTCTACGACAAGCTCGGCCTCTTCCACGTCTACAGCTCGGTGTGGTTCTCCGCGATCTACATCCTGCTGTTCGTCTCCCTCATCGGCTGCATCGTCCCGCGCACCTGGCAGTTCGTCGGCCAGCTCCGCAGCCGGCCGCCCGGCGCGCCCCGGCGCCTGGACCGGCTGCCCGCGTACACCACCTGGCGCACCGGTGCCGAGCCCGAGCAGGTCCGCGCGGCCGCGCTCCAGCTGCTGGGCGGGCGCCGCTTCCGCGCCCACACGGTCGGCGACGCCGTCGCCGCCGAGAAGGGCTACGTGCGCGAGGCCGGCAACCTGCTCTTCCACATCGCGCTGATCGTGATGCTGATCGCCTTCGGCTGGGGCCAGCTGTTCAAGTACGAGGGCAACAAGCTGATCCTGGAGGGCGACGGCTTCTCCAACACGCTCACCCAGTACGACGACTTCAAGTCCGGCAACCTCTTCGACCCGGACCACGACCTGACCCCCTTCAGCTTCAGCCTGAAGGACTTCCACGGCACCTACGAGGCGAGCGGCCCCAACCGCGGCACCCCGCGCGTCTACGAGGCCGAGGTCAGCTACAGCGAAGGCGCCTACGGCAAGGAGCGGACGACCACCATCAAGGTCAACGAGCCGCTGGAGATCGACGGCTCGAAGGTCTACCTCACCGCCCACGGCTACGCGCCCATCGTCACCATCAAGGACGCCAAGGGCAACGTCGTCATGGACCACGAGGCGACCGCGCTGCTGCCGCTGGACTCCAACGTCACCTCCTCCGGCGCCGTCATGGTCCGGGACGGCTACCGCAACGCCGAGGGGAAGAAGGAGCAGCTCGGCTTCAACGCCTTCTTCCTGCCGACCTACGGCGGCGAGGGCAGCACGATGCTGTCGACCTTCCCCGCGCTGATCAACCCGATGCTGGCGCTCTCCGCCTACCACGGCGACCTCGGGGTGGACGCGGGCTTCGCCAAGAGCATCTACCAGCTCGACAAGACCAACCTGGAGGAGTTCAAGGACTCCGACGGCAAGCTGTTCAAGAAGCAGCTCAAGGTCGGCGACACCATGACCCTCCCGAACGGCGCCGGCACGGTCACCTTCGACGGCGTCCAGGAATGGGCCAACTTCCAGGTCACCGAGCAGCCCGCCAGCGGCTGGGCGCTCGCCGGTTCCGTCGCCGCGATCCTCGGCCTCGCCGGCTCCCTGTTCATCCAGCGCCGCCGCGTCTGGGTGCGGGCCGTCCAGGGCCCCGACGGGGTGACCGTCGTGGAGATGGCCGGCCTCGGGCGCAGCGAGTCCGCGAAGGTCCCCGAGGAGCTCGGCGACCTCGCCGCGGCCCTGTACGAGCGGGCGCCCGACGCGCCGAAGAACGACGACGACACCCCCGATTCCCCCGACACCCACGTCGTACCTGCCGAAGGGGCTGAGAAGTGA
- a CDS encoding condensation domain-containing protein, producing MRLTDIHRCEIRPGHLVEWTLSPATVEVAAALPEDARPPAYIQESHIRTARSLRDDGLFVPTWLGTAFDLPGPVDLDVLQEALRAWTLRHETLRSGFRFSGGADDTMRRFTLDADAVALRREDVGDFPDATDLARHLQARFDGVADALRWPNLIYTAVVRDDGVSVYMAFDHSNVDAYSLYRIPAEVHELYRAGVEGRTLEEPPVGSYVDFCEAERAEADRIDGDHDIVARWREFIRRCDGRLPSFPVDLGLEPGGPLPEQRLLREPLVDAADAAAFEAYCRRHGGSLAGVLAATALAVHEIGGEPVYRTVVPFHTRSRSQWSESVGWYVGGAPIEVPAARAHDFPTALRTVRAELQANRRMSRMPIDRVLRLLGTDFRPVSPDLYSIVSYVDARGVPGAGHWPDLSAYALLRVSYGDQVCAWVTRLPEGLWFAARHPDTDVAHKNLSLYVERLRDIITGVARARP from the coding sequence GTGCGACTGACCGACATCCACCGCTGCGAGATCCGGCCCGGGCACCTCGTCGAGTGGACGCTCAGTCCGGCGACCGTCGAGGTCGCGGCGGCCCTGCCCGAGGACGCGCGGCCACCGGCGTACATCCAGGAGTCGCACATCCGCACGGCGCGCTCGCTCCGCGACGACGGCCTGTTCGTGCCGACCTGGCTCGGCACGGCCTTCGACCTCCCCGGCCCGGTCGACCTGGACGTGCTCCAGGAGGCGCTGCGCGCCTGGACCCTGCGCCACGAGACGCTGCGCAGCGGTTTCCGCTTCAGCGGAGGGGCCGACGACACCATGCGCCGGTTCACGCTCGACGCGGACGCGGTGGCCCTGCGCCGTGAGGACGTCGGGGACTTCCCGGACGCGACGGACCTGGCCCGCCACCTCCAGGCACGCTTCGACGGCGTCGCGGACGCGCTGCGCTGGCCCAACCTCATCTACACGGCGGTCGTCCGGGACGACGGCGTCAGCGTCTACATGGCCTTCGACCACAGCAACGTCGACGCCTACTCCCTCTACCGCATCCCCGCCGAGGTGCACGAGCTGTACCGGGCCGGCGTCGAGGGCCGCACCCTGGAGGAGCCGCCGGTCGGCAGCTACGTCGACTTCTGCGAGGCGGAGCGCGCGGAGGCCGACCGGATCGACGGCGACCACGACATCGTCGCCCGCTGGCGGGAGTTCATCCGGCGGTGCGACGGGCGGCTGCCCTCCTTCCCGGTCGACCTCGGCCTGGAGCCGGGCGGCCCGCTGCCCGAACAGCGGCTGTTGCGCGAGCCGCTGGTGGACGCGGCCGACGCCGCCGCCTTCGAGGCGTACTGCCGACGCCACGGAGGCAGCCTGGCCGGCGTCCTGGCCGCCACCGCGCTCGCCGTCCACGAGATCGGCGGTGAGCCGGTGTACCGCACGGTCGTGCCGTTCCACACCAGGTCCCGGTCCCAGTGGTCGGAGTCCGTGGGCTGGTACGTCGGCGGCGCTCCCATCGAGGTCCCGGCGGCCCGGGCCCACGACTTCCCCACCGCCCTGCGGACCGTGCGGGCCGAGCTCCAGGCCAACCGGCGGATGTCCCGCATGCCCATCGACCGGGTGCTGCGCCTGCTCGGCACCGACTTCCGCCCGGTGTCACCGGACCTGTACTCGATCGTGTCCTACGTCGACGCCCGCGGCGTCCCCGGCGCCGGCCACTGGCCGGACCTCTCGGCGTACGCCCTGCTGCGCGTCTCCTACGGCGACCAGGTGTGCGCCTGGGTCACCCGCCTCCCGGAGGGCCTGTGGTTCGCCGCCCGCCACCCGGACACCGACGTCGCGCACAAGAACCTGAGCCTGTACGTGGAACGGCTGCGGGACATCATCACCGGCGTGGCGCGCGCCCGCCCCTAG
- a CDS encoding carboxylesterase/lipase family protein has protein sequence MSWPRRLRGALSGVILLSAVALTAVPTALATPAAAADAPTVTTRYGQVRGATGETTHDYLGIPYAAPPVGDLRWKPPAAPERWTGVRDATAPGNPCMQANSSTPWGDLAGPGTPSEDCLYLNVHTPTARSVTKRPVMVWIHGGGFTIGSGAFYDGGNLATRGDTVVVTLNYRLGAFGYLAHEGLAGESPEGISGNYGLLDQQAALRWVRQNIAAFGGDPGNVTVFGESAGGGSVCQHLVSPRAAGLFDRAIAQSGCGFPLPTQESQQRTGASWAGSVGCADVACLRAKPAGELLTASTAPTARWVPNVDGRVLPLQIAEALESGRFHRVPVLQGTTADEGRLTVATTYDLAGRPLTAAGYPVAVRALYGDRADAVLARYPLSDHGTPAEALGAVFTDSQFACLQSRTARLMAGHTRSYQYEFADRHSMDHLNLPVSFPLGAPHGSEIRYVFGGVSGTPAQNALAAKMLGYWTNFAHTGVPYAANAPRWNQYPKVQVLAPEAITASTTFPQDHKCDLWLPSDQARS, from the coding sequence TTGTCATGGCCGCGACGGTTAAGGGGGGCGCTGTCGGGCGTCATCCTGCTGTCGGCGGTCGCCCTGACCGCCGTCCCCACCGCGCTCGCCACCCCCGCGGCCGCGGCCGACGCGCCGACCGTCACCACCCGCTACGGGCAGGTGCGCGGCGCGACGGGGGAGACCACCCACGACTACCTGGGCATCCCCTACGCCGCTCCGCCGGTCGGCGACCTGCGCTGGAAGCCGCCCGCGGCGCCCGAGCGCTGGACGGGCGTCCGTGACGCCACGGCCCCCGGCAACCCCTGCATGCAGGCGAACTCGTCGACCCCCTGGGGCGATCTGGCCGGGCCCGGCACCCCGAGCGAGGACTGCCTCTACCTCAACGTGCACACGCCCACCGCGCGTTCCGTGACGAAGCGGCCGGTGATGGTCTGGATCCACGGCGGCGGCTTCACCATCGGCTCCGGCGCCTTCTACGACGGCGGAAACCTGGCCACCCGGGGCGACACGGTCGTCGTCACCCTCAACTACCGCCTCGGCGCCTTCGGTTACCTCGCCCACGAGGGTCTGGCCGGGGAGTCGCCGGAGGGCATTTCGGGCAACTACGGCCTGCTCGACCAGCAGGCGGCCCTGCGCTGGGTGCGGCAGAACATCGCGGCCTTCGGCGGCGACCCCGGCAACGTCACGGTCTTCGGCGAGTCGGCGGGCGGCGGCAGCGTCTGCCAGCACCTCGTCTCGCCCCGCGCCGCCGGACTCTTCGACCGCGCCATCGCCCAGTCGGGCTGCGGCTTCCCCCTGCCCACCCAGGAGTCGCAGCAGCGCACGGGCGCCTCCTGGGCCGGCTCCGTGGGCTGCGCCGACGTGGCCTGCCTGCGCGCCAAGCCCGCCGGCGAGCTGCTCACGGCCTCGACGGCCCCCACCGCCCGCTGGGTCCCCAACGTCGACGGCCGGGTCCTGCCGCTCCAGATCGCGGAAGCGCTGGAGAGCGGCCGCTTCCACCGCGTCCCCGTCCTCCAGGGGACCACGGCCGACGAGGGCCGCCTCACCGTGGCGACCACCTACGACCTGGCGGGCCGGCCCCTCACCGCGGCCGGATACCCGGTCGCCGTCCGCGCCCTCTACGGCGACCGCGCCGACGCGGTCCTCGCCCGCTACCCGCTGTCCGACCACGGCACCCCCGCCGAGGCCCTGGGCGCGGTGTTCACCGACTCCCAGTTCGCCTGTCTCCAGTCCCGCACGGCCCGGCTGATGGCCGGCCACACCCGGTCCTACCAGTACGAGTTCGCCGACCGGCACTCCATGGACCACCTGAACCTGCCGGTCAGTTTCCCGCTCGGCGCCCCGCACGGATCGGAGATCCGGTACGTCTTCGGCGGCGTCTCGGGCACCCCCGCCCAGAACGCCCTGGCGGCGAAGATGCTCGGCTACTGGACCAACTTCGCCCACACCGGCGTGCCGTACGCGGCGAACGCCCCGCGCTGGAACCAGTACCCGAAGGTGCAGGTGCTCGCCCCCGAGGCGATCACGGCGTCGACGACCTTCCCGCAGGACCACAAGTGCGACCTGTGGCTCCCGTCGGACCAGGCCCGCTCCTGA